Proteins encoded by one window of Bacillus rossius redtenbacheri isolate Brsri chromosome 14, Brsri_v3, whole genome shotgun sequence:
- the LOC134539106 gene encoding phosphatidylserine synthase 2-like isoform X1: MAVRRKNCSDELQENNLGITKSNWKADIAEFKFSDDGTNSFFWRAHTLTVLFIFIGGLIYVAFFEPVRNDTMYNIKRGIVACVVVFILLGVTVTPDGVFKRPHPVVWRFTFCCSIVYELGLIFMLFQTKRDAIRFLKYVDPKLGEPLEEKSYGGNCRIYDHESPDDPFHNVWDKLDLFVPTHFIGWWLKTIVLRDWWLCTVLSVMFEVLEYTLEHQLPNFSECWWDHWIMDALVCNGLGIYVGMKTLHYFSMKTYHWRGLWSIPTYKGKLRRLMAQFGPYTWIDFDWKSTSSLGRWLATLGISFVFLLAELNTFYLKFVMWVPPEHCLNLVRLFLLLSWGAVSMREVYQYLDDPDCTKIGRQSWITLAIVSTEFLIVAKFGWETITKPIPSHILLFWLVGLASVVLWTVWRFFFRQSQQRRGAHDVDQRRQRWALVRSCELGSIDLPSPHDS; the protein is encoded by the exons ATGGCTGTTCGAAGAAAAAATTGCAGTGATGAATTACAAGAAAATAACCTAGGAATTACTAAATCGAACTGGAAAGCAGATATTGCGGAATTTAAATTTTCTGATGATGGCACGAATTCGTTCTTTTG GCGTGCACATACACTTACCGTGCTGTTCATTTTTATTGGTGGACTGATCTACGTTGCATTTTTTGAACCGGTGCGAAATGACACAATGTACAACATAAAACG GGGCATCGTGGCATGCGTGGTGGTGTTCATCCTCCTGGGGGTCACGGTCACGCCCGACGGCGTCTTCAAGAGGCCCCACCCCGTCGTCTGGCGCTTCACCTTCTGCTGCAGCATCGTGTACGAGCTGGGGCTCATCTTCATGCTCTTCCAG acCAAAAGGGATGCTATTCGGTTTCTCAAGTACGTGGACCCGAAGCTGGGCGAACCTCTGGAGGAGAAGAGCTACGGCGGGAACTGCCGCATTTACGACCACGAATCCCCCGATGATCCATTCCATAACGTGTGG GACAAACTGGACTTGTTTGTGCCGACTCATTTCATTGGCTGGTGGCTGAAGACCATAGTTCTGCGCGATTGGTGGCTGTGCACGGTGCTGTCCGTCATGTTCGAGGTGTTGGAGTACACTCTGGAGCACCAGCTGCCCAACTTCAGCGAGTGTTGGTGGGACCAT TGGATAATGGATGCCTTAGTTTGCAACGGCCTCGGAATTTATGTTGGCATGAAGACGCTGCATTATTTTTCGATGAAGACATATCATTGGAGAGGGCTTTGGAGTATACCTACTTACAA AGGAAAATTGCGAAGGTTAATGGCACAGTTTGGTCCCTACACATGGATTGATTTTGACTGGAAGTCGACATCGAGTCTCGGCCGGTGGCTAGCCACGCTCGGCATAAGTTTTGTG TTCCTGCTGGCGGAGCTGAACACGTTCTACCTGAAGTTCGTGATGTGGGTGCCCCCGGAGCACTGCCTCAACCTGGTGAGGCTGTTCCTGCTGCTGTCGTGGGGCGCCGTGTCCATGCGCGAGGTCTACCAGTACCTGGATGACCC AGACTGTACGAAGATAGGAAGACAGTCCTGGATAACACTGGCAATTGTTTCTACAGAGTTCCTAATTGTCGCAAAATTTGGGTGGGAGACGATCACAAAGCCAATACCAAG CCATATATTATTGTTCTGGCTCGTTGGACTGGCATCTGTCGTCCTGTGGACGGTTTGGAGGTTCTTCTTCCGCCAGAGCCAGCAGCG GAGAGGGGCCCACGACGTCGACCAGCGCCGGCAGAGGTGGGCGCTCGTCCGATCGTGCGAGCTGGGGAGCATCGACCTCCCGTCCCCGCACGACTCCTAG
- the LOC134539106 gene encoding phosphatidylserine synthase 2-like isoform X2 yields the protein MAVRRKNCSDELQENNLGITKSNWKADIAEFKFSDDGTNSFFWGIVACVVVFILLGVTVTPDGVFKRPHPVVWRFTFCCSIVYELGLIFMLFQTKRDAIRFLKYVDPKLGEPLEEKSYGGNCRIYDHESPDDPFHNVWDKLDLFVPTHFIGWWLKTIVLRDWWLCTVLSVMFEVLEYTLEHQLPNFSECWWDHWIMDALVCNGLGIYVGMKTLHYFSMKTYHWRGLWSIPTYKGKLRRLMAQFGPYTWIDFDWKSTSSLGRWLATLGISFVFLLAELNTFYLKFVMWVPPEHCLNLVRLFLLLSWGAVSMREVYQYLDDPDCTKIGRQSWITLAIVSTEFLIVAKFGWETITKPIPSHILLFWLVGLASVVLWTVWRFFFRQSQQRRGAHDVDQRRQRWALVRSCELGSIDLPSPHDS from the exons ATGGCTGTTCGAAGAAAAAATTGCAGTGATGAATTACAAGAAAATAACCTAGGAATTACTAAATCGAACTGGAAAGCAGATATTGCGGAATTTAAATTTTCTGATGATGGCACGAATTCGTTCTTTTG GGGCATCGTGGCATGCGTGGTGGTGTTCATCCTCCTGGGGGTCACGGTCACGCCCGACGGCGTCTTCAAGAGGCCCCACCCCGTCGTCTGGCGCTTCACCTTCTGCTGCAGCATCGTGTACGAGCTGGGGCTCATCTTCATGCTCTTCCAG acCAAAAGGGATGCTATTCGGTTTCTCAAGTACGTGGACCCGAAGCTGGGCGAACCTCTGGAGGAGAAGAGCTACGGCGGGAACTGCCGCATTTACGACCACGAATCCCCCGATGATCCATTCCATAACGTGTGG GACAAACTGGACTTGTTTGTGCCGACTCATTTCATTGGCTGGTGGCTGAAGACCATAGTTCTGCGCGATTGGTGGCTGTGCACGGTGCTGTCCGTCATGTTCGAGGTGTTGGAGTACACTCTGGAGCACCAGCTGCCCAACTTCAGCGAGTGTTGGTGGGACCAT TGGATAATGGATGCCTTAGTTTGCAACGGCCTCGGAATTTATGTTGGCATGAAGACGCTGCATTATTTTTCGATGAAGACATATCATTGGAGAGGGCTTTGGAGTATACCTACTTACAA AGGAAAATTGCGAAGGTTAATGGCACAGTTTGGTCCCTACACATGGATTGATTTTGACTGGAAGTCGACATCGAGTCTCGGCCGGTGGCTAGCCACGCTCGGCATAAGTTTTGTG TTCCTGCTGGCGGAGCTGAACACGTTCTACCTGAAGTTCGTGATGTGGGTGCCCCCGGAGCACTGCCTCAACCTGGTGAGGCTGTTCCTGCTGCTGTCGTGGGGCGCCGTGTCCATGCGCGAGGTCTACCAGTACCTGGATGACCC AGACTGTACGAAGATAGGAAGACAGTCCTGGATAACACTGGCAATTGTTTCTACAGAGTTCCTAATTGTCGCAAAATTTGGGTGGGAGACGATCACAAAGCCAATACCAAG CCATATATTATTGTTCTGGCTCGTTGGACTGGCATCTGTCGTCCTGTGGACGGTTTGGAGGTTCTTCTTCCGCCAGAGCCAGCAGCG GAGAGGGGCCCACGACGTCGACCAGCGCCGGCAGAGGTGGGCGCTCGTCCGATCGTGCGAGCTGGGGAGCATCGACCTCCCGTCCCCGCACGACTCCTAG